From a region of the Alnus glutinosa chromosome 1, dhAlnGlut1.1, whole genome shotgun sequence genome:
- the LOC133870459 gene encoding ABC transporter G family member 21, with protein sequence MMPPDQQETTTTVGSSPPNMPLTNRSENALVHAEPSAGTCTSCTNVTPPLVDDQMPEQQAANTARLSILQKSLRPITLKFEDVVYSLNLRTTKGGCLAPHEPKPTRTVLNGVSGVVRPGELLAMLGPSGSGKTTLLTALAGRFPGKVSGTITYNGQPFSSSLKRNTGFVAQDDVLYPHLTVLETLTYAALLRLPKELSKQDKVEQAEMIIVDLGLTRCRNSVVGGTLLRGVSGGERKRVSIGQEMLVNPSLLLLDEPTSGLDSTTAQRIVATLRGLARGGRTVITTIHQPSSRLYRMFDKVVVLSDGCPIYSGHASRVMGYFESIGYVPGFNFVNPADFLLDLANGIAPDHIRQDDQHAQLEFHGRLDHHDDQNSIKQSLVSSYKKNLYPSLKAEIHRNVSDPVLSTTRNIIPSSRNCENQWTTSWWDQFKVLLKRGLQERKHESYSGLRIFQVMSVSLLSGLLWWKSDTSRIQDQVGLLFFFSIFWGFFPLFNAIFAFPLERPMLIKERSSGMYRLSSYYFARMAGDLPMELVLPTIFVTVTYWMGGLKPSFVTYLLTLLIILFNVLVSQGLGLALGAILMEVKQATTLASVTMLVFLLAGGYYIQHIPSFIAWLKYISFSHYCYKLLVGVQYSVDEVYVCGLMRCRVMDFPAIKYLGLDNKWWDVAPLIVMLVGYRVLAYLALRMAQPH encoded by the exons atgatgcCCCCTGATCAGCAAGAAACAACCACTACCGTCGGTAGCAGTCCACCTAACATGCCACTCACAAACCGCTCCGAGAACGCTTTGGTCCACGCCGAGCCATCCGCCGGTACTTGTACAAGCTGTACAAATGTGACCCCTCCTTTGGTAGATGATCAGATGCCGGAGCAACAAGCAGCAAACACTGCCAGGCTCTCCATTCTCCAGAAATCCTTACGTCCCATTACACTCAAG TTTGAAGACGTGGTCTATAGTCTAAACCTGCGGACCACCAAGGGTGGTTGCTTGGCTCCACATGAGCCGAAACCCACTCGCACTGTTCTAAACGGTGTTAGTGGGGTGGTTAGACCAGGCGAGCTCCTGGCAATGTTGGGTCCGTCTGGGAGTGGCAAGACCACTCTCCTAACCGCCCTGGCCGGCCGGTTTCCCGGCAAGGTGTCGGGCACCATAACATACAACGGCCAGCCCTTCTCTAGCTCCTTGAAGCGCAATACTGGTTTCGTTGCTCAGGACGACGTGTTATACCCACACCTGACGGTGCTGGAGACTTTAACCTACGCTGCCTTGCTAAGGTTGCCTAAAGAGCTTTCCAAGCAAGACAAAGTTGAGCAAGCTGAGAtgatcatcgttgaccttggaCTCACACGATGTCGTAATAGTGTTGTAGGCGGGACCCTCCTTAGGGGTGTTTCCGGTGGTGAGCGGAAACGGGTCAGTATCGGGCAGGAGATGCTGGTCAACCCGAGTCTCTTGTTGCTGGATGAGCCCACTTCCGGGCTCGACTCCACCACCGCTCAGCGTATCGTGGCCACTTTGCGAGGCCTAGCCCGGGGCGGCCGGACGGTCATCACCACCATTCATCAGCCTTCGAGCCGCTTGTATAGGATGTTCGACAAGGTGGTCGTGTTGTCTGACGGGTGCCCCATTTATAGCGGGCATGCGAGTCGGGTCATGGGGTATTTCGAATCCATTGGCTATGTGCCTGGGTTCAATTTCGTCAACCCGGCTGATTTTCTGCTTGACCTTGCCAATG GTATAGCTCCTGATCATATCAGACAGGATGATCAGCATGCGCAGCTGGAGTTTCATGGCAGATTAGACCACCATGACGATCAAAATTCAATCAAACAGTCCTTAGTTTCATCTTACAAAAAGAACCTATATCCTTCCCTGAAGGCTGAGATTCACAGAAATGTAAGCGACCCAGTTCTTTCAACAACCCGAAATATTATACCATCATCCAGAA ATTGTGAGAATCAATGGACAACCAGCTGGTGGGATCAATTTAAGGTGTTGCTAAAAAGGGGTTTACAAGAGAGGAAGCATGAATCTTATTCAGGTTTAAGGATTTTCCAGGTCATGTCTGTCTCACTTCTATCCGGCCTATTGTGGTGGAAATCTGACACTTCACGCATTCAAgatcag GTTggacttctcttcttcttctccatcttctGGGGGTTCTTCCCCCTGTTTAACGCTATATTCGCATTCCCTCTGGAGCGTCCAATGCTAATAAAAGAACGTTCCTCCGGCATGTACCGTCTCTCCTCCTACTACTTCGCGCGAATGGCTGGCGACTTGCCAATGGAGCTTGTCCTCCCGACAATCTTCGTGACAGTCACGTACTGGATGGGCGGCCTAAAGCCTTCGTTCGTTACATATTTACTGACCCTCTTGATCATCCTTTTCAACGTGCTAGTCTCCCAAGGGCTAGGCCTTGCGCTTGGCGCGATCCTGATGGAGGTGAAGCAGGCGACGACTCTCGCTTCTGTGACAATGCTCGTGTTCTTGCTAGCCGGAGGATACTACATTCAGCACATACCGTCTTTCATAGCTTGGTTGAAGTACATTTCTTTCAGTCACTACTGTTACAAGCTTCTTGTCGGAGTGCAGTACTCGGTGGACGAGGTTTATGTTTGTGGGTTGATGCGTTGTCGGGTGATGGATTTTCCGGCGATTAAGTATCTGGGTCTTGATAATAAATGGTGGGATGTGGCTCCTTTGATTGTAATGTTGGTGGGTTACAGGGTTTTGGCATACTTGGCATTGAGGATGGCACAACCTCACTGA